Proteins encoded in a region of the Teredinibacter purpureus genome:
- a CDS encoding non-ribosomal peptide synthetase: protein MKFFDLLSALAESKVKVSALNGELSISAPKGAVTPELLKAVKLHKSELLEYFDRSDDKDVSIERVDRDAPLSVSFAQQRLWLVDQMGDSTAYNLAEALRLKGSLDIDAARQAFYEIVSRHESLRTCFVQGESGEPLQKIQTIDSFDITLDDLSSLDTDQQDTVARDVIKGEAGEPFDLAADIMLRVRLLRLKSDEHILLLTIHHIASDGWSMSILINEFSQLYQAYSSGQKVALPDLPVQYADYAAWQRGWLQDEVLTKQLDYWEGQLADLPVAHSVPMDYSRPNNQTFNGDTVTTQLDKTTSELLTDLCQTHGATLFMGLHSAFTAILSRYSNEKDIVVGTPTANREQAEIAPLIGFFVNTLVLRGDLSDNPTFKALLLRSKKMLLDAYENQQAPFEQIVERLKPERTLSHSPLAQILLQIQNNEKGELSIPGLTLSGIEQGYTTAKYDITLDVQENDDGIGLRWEFNTDLFKRSTIERMAKHFIGFIQQATKQPEANVFEIAFMTDQEQTAMIVDNNNTVASFPDDVCMHQLIEQQVERNPNAVAVTFENTQVSYAELNEKANQLARYLLNTRQVQPEEFVGICMERSVELVVSILAILKAGCAYVPLDPEYPEARLHYMLGDAQLRSVLTDTDLSTRIGLSDEQAVCFDNESVQRELVAFSAENVREKERTSSARQLAYMIYTSGSTGNPKGVMIEHQALVNRIHWMDREYGCSANDNILQKTPFSFDVSVWEFMWPLYSGANIVLAKPGGHKDPLYLCELIQQAGVTKLHFVPSMLGSILTVGGLEQCDSVKQVFCSGEALAIAHVEQFQQQCPTAQLHNLYGPTEAAIDVSAWDCAQYSLEGIDNNSEKLSSIPIGKPIQNTQLLVLDDYLKPVPQGAAGELHIGGVGLARGYWNRSDLTDEKFVNNPYRQEHTTHSAKLYKTGDLARWLPSGNLEYLGRLDHQVKIRGFRIELGDIENTLADHEHVNSVVVVACATASGDKQLVAYVACTPEFRDATETSEAPSLAETLRLHLLQKLPEYMVPANIMVLDELPITPNGKVNRSALPEPDLARASVPYVAPRNETETALCELWQSLLKHDEIGINDSFFELGGNSLTTVHLVQLLKKNGFNAAIKDIYEHSTIATLGPFCEQNRLEDVIADDSMLVKEGVVYPLAPNRHWYLMRTESLLGWGQSMVMQFHDNLDYSDIVQATTEYLVQKHRGLRIQFLQGNNAWQERIAPLNAVEYFEVDYVEDQLPPGLQNEVRDGLLEYQEKITFDRLFQVSYRRVDGDKADQVVLSLHHMLYDAFSLGVIMSDFVEAFMRVQLGSLPTECVGYVGVPEWVADTQKWVKSDASSSSKSFWTGFDCTPYKILPTDKPFSETLNCMSSTRYISERLSNAESEKLLSIVEDHEGLSVFDLLITAVTEAFGQWTGNRALSIEIPNSNRLSLTGELDLVGGIGWFIDYSPLYIDMGSVGYGVEAVNHVANMCKQCLTRGEGFNALKHFADDQLLADKMATFPYPEVHLNYLPPELNGGGTVAGEAENPANFSIISQKNFDGETRERVHKFSGTMEFVDNGFVIRWEYSKNIYDKSTIEMLTAACKQQLLRLVDELQVGRLQLSA from the coding sequence ATGAAATTTTTCGATCTTCTCAGTGCTTTGGCTGAATCCAAAGTAAAGGTTTCTGCTCTAAATGGCGAACTCTCTATTAGCGCACCTAAAGGTGCCGTAACGCCAGAACTGTTAAAAGCGGTAAAACTGCATAAGAGCGAACTTTTAGAATACTTCGACCGATCCGATGATAAAGACGTGAGCATCGAACGAGTAGATCGCGATGCGCCCTTATCGGTGTCGTTTGCACAACAACGCTTGTGGTTAGTGGATCAAATGGGTGATAGCACAGCCTATAATTTAGCAGAAGCGCTTCGGCTAAAAGGATCATTGGATATTGATGCTGCACGGCAGGCGTTCTATGAAATTGTGAGCCGGCACGAAAGTTTACGCACCTGTTTTGTTCAGGGTGAAAGTGGCGAGCCGTTACAAAAAATTCAAACGATAGATAGTTTTGACATTACACTGGATGATTTATCCTCACTCGACACCGATCAACAGGACACCGTTGCGCGCGATGTAATTAAAGGTGAAGCCGGTGAACCGTTCGATCTAGCCGCCGATATTATGCTGCGGGTAAGATTGCTACGCTTAAAATCGGACGAACATATTCTGCTGTTAACCATTCATCATATCGCATCGGACGGTTGGTCCATGTCGATACTAATCAATGAGTTTAGTCAGTTATACCAAGCGTATTCTTCCGGCCAAAAAGTAGCGTTGCCAGATTTGCCCGTACAGTATGCTGACTATGCGGCATGGCAGCGTGGATGGTTACAGGATGAAGTACTTACCAAACAATTGGATTACTGGGAAGGTCAATTAGCTGATTTACCGGTTGCCCATAGCGTGCCAATGGACTATTCACGGCCCAATAACCAAACGTTTAATGGTGACACCGTTACCACCCAACTCGATAAAACTACCAGCGAATTATTAACTGACCTTTGCCAAACGCATGGCGCTACGCTGTTTATGGGGTTGCATAGTGCCTTTACGGCAATACTGTCGCGCTACAGCAATGAAAAAGATATTGTTGTCGGCACGCCAACGGCGAATCGTGAACAAGCCGAAATTGCGCCATTAATTGGCTTTTTTGTCAACACGCTAGTCTTGCGTGGCGACCTGTCAGACAACCCTACTTTTAAGGCCCTATTATTACGCAGTAAAAAAATGTTACTGGATGCTTACGAAAACCAGCAGGCGCCTTTCGAGCAGATTGTTGAACGTTTAAAGCCAGAGCGTACCTTAAGCCATAGCCCATTGGCGCAAATACTTTTACAAATTCAGAATAATGAAAAAGGTGAGCTATCCATTCCAGGGTTAACGTTATCGGGAATAGAGCAAGGCTATACCACTGCAAAATACGATATTACCTTAGATGTGCAAGAAAATGACGATGGCATTGGATTACGCTGGGAGTTTAATACCGATTTATTCAAGCGCTCGACGATAGAGCGCATGGCAAAACATTTCATTGGTTTTATCCAACAAGCGACTAAACAACCCGAGGCCAATGTATTTGAAATAGCGTTTATGACCGATCAAGAACAAACGGCGATGATTGTGGATAACAATAATACCGTGGCGAGTTTCCCTGACGATGTGTGTATGCATCAGTTAATTGAGCAGCAGGTAGAACGTAATCCAAATGCTGTTGCCGTTACGTTTGAAAACACTCAAGTAAGCTACGCCGAACTCAATGAAAAGGCGAACCAGCTTGCACGTTACCTTCTCAATACGCGACAAGTGCAGCCAGAGGAATTTGTTGGCATCTGTATGGAGCGCTCTGTTGAGTTAGTGGTAAGTATTCTAGCCATACTCAAAGCTGGCTGTGCTTATGTACCGCTCGACCCAGAATACCCCGAAGCGCGGTTGCACTATATGTTAGGGGATGCGCAGTTACGCAGTGTACTTACCGATACCGATTTATCTACACGTATAGGCCTGAGTGATGAGCAGGCCGTATGTTTCGATAACGAGAGCGTTCAACGTGAACTTGTCGCGTTCTCGGCGGAGAATGTGCGTGAAAAGGAGCGGACTTCAAGCGCACGGCAATTGGCTTATATGATCTATACCTCCGGTTCTACCGGTAATCCCAAAGGGGTGATGATAGAACATCAAGCCCTGGTTAACAGAATTCATTGGATGGACCGAGAGTACGGGTGTAGCGCAAACGACAACATACTGCAAAAAACACCGTTTAGTTTTGATGTGTCGGTATGGGAATTTATGTGGCCGTTATACAGCGGTGCGAACATTGTATTAGCAAAACCGGGTGGGCATAAAGACCCTCTCTACCTTTGCGAATTAATTCAACAGGCGGGTGTTACCAAACTGCATTTTGTACCCTCTATGTTGGGCAGTATTCTTACGGTAGGCGGCCTCGAACAATGTGACTCGGTAAAACAGGTTTTTTGTAGTGGCGAAGCGCTTGCAATAGCGCACGTTGAACAGTTTCAACAGCAGTGCCCAACGGCACAATTGCATAATCTCTACGGCCCCACCGAAGCGGCCATTGATGTAAGTGCGTGGGACTGTGCTCAATACAGCCTTGAAGGTATCGATAATAACAGCGAAAAACTATCGTCTATTCCTATTGGAAAACCCATTCAAAACACCCAGTTACTGGTGTTAGATGACTATTTGAAGCCAGTACCACAGGGTGCGGCGGGTGAATTACATATTGGCGGCGTTGGGCTCGCGCGGGGCTATTGGAACCGCTCAGATCTTACCGACGAAAAATTCGTTAATAATCCTTATCGTCAAGAGCATACAACGCACAGCGCAAAACTCTATAAAACCGGTGATCTTGCTCGCTGGTTACCCAGTGGTAATTTGGAATATTTAGGGCGTTTAGATCACCAAGTGAAAATTCGAGGCTTTCGAATTGAACTGGGGGACATCGAAAATACATTGGCCGATCATGAGCACGTGAACAGTGTCGTTGTGGTTGCTTGCGCTACGGCATCGGGCGATAAACAACTGGTGGCATACGTGGCCTGTACACCGGAGTTTCGGGATGCCACCGAGACATCGGAAGCGCCTAGTCTCGCGGAGACATTACGTTTACACCTCCTACAGAAATTGCCGGAATACATGGTGCCTGCCAATATTATGGTGCTCGATGAGTTGCCCATAACACCGAATGGAAAAGTTAACCGCAGTGCGTTACCCGAACCAGATCTAGCGCGCGCTAGCGTTCCGTATGTGGCCCCGCGAAACGAAACAGAAACAGCGCTGTGTGAATTATGGCAATCGCTATTAAAGCACGATGAAATTGGAATTAATGACAGCTTTTTCGAACTAGGCGGTAACTCTCTAACCACCGTTCACCTTGTCCAACTGTTAAAGAAAAACGGCTTTAACGCCGCAATTAAAGATATTTATGAACACTCAACCATAGCAACCTTAGGTCCGTTTTGTGAACAGAATCGCCTAGAAGATGTTATTGCCGACGACTCTATGCTAGTGAAGGAGGGCGTAGTGTACCCACTTGCACCGAATCGGCATTGGTACCTAATGCGTACCGAAAGTTTGCTGGGCTGGGGTCAATCAATGGTTATGCAGTTTCATGACAACTTAGATTACAGCGATATTGTTCAGGCCACTACCGAGTATCTTGTACAAAAACATCGTGGGCTTCGCATTCAGTTCTTACAGGGGAATAACGCGTGGCAAGAACGTATTGCACCATTGAACGCGGTTGAATACTTTGAAGTAGACTACGTAGAAGACCAATTACCACCTGGCCTCCAAAACGAGGTGAGAGACGGATTACTGGAATACCAGGAAAAAATTACCTTTGATCGATTGTTCCAGGTCTCATATCGACGGGTAGATGGCGATAAAGCTGATCAAGTTGTGTTGTCGTTACACCATATGCTTTACGATGCATTTTCACTTGGCGTCATTATGTCAGATTTTGTCGAAGCGTTTATGCGCGTGCAACTGGGCTCGTTGCCCACGGAGTGTGTTGGATATGTAGGAGTGCCTGAATGGGTCGCCGACACCCAAAAATGGGTGAAAAGCGACGCGTCGTCGTCAAGCAAATCTTTCTGGACAGGTTTTGATTGTACACCCTATAAAATATTGCCTACCGATAAACCATTCAGTGAAACGTTAAACTGCATGTCGAGTACGCGTTATATTTCCGAGCGCTTGAGTAATGCCGAATCAGAAAAGCTTTTAAGTATTGTGGAGGACCATGAGGGATTATCGGTTTTTGATTTGCTTATTACTGCAGTGACTGAAGCGTTTGGACAATGGACGGGTAACCGTGCACTGAGTATTGAAATCCCCAACAGTAACCGCTTGTCGTTAACGGGTGAGCTTGATCTAGTGGGCGGCATTGGGTGGTTTATTGACTACTCACCGTTGTATATCGATATGGGTTCTGTGGGCTATGGCGTAGAAGCCGTTAACCATGTGGCCAACATGTGCAAACAATGCTTAACACGCGGCGAAGGATTTAATGCGCTAAAACACTTTGCTGATGATCAATTACTCGCCGATAAAATGGCAACGTTTCCTTACCCTGAAGTGCACTTAAACTATTTACCGCCTGAATTAAATGGTGGTGGAACGGTAGCCGGTGAAGCGGAGAATCCGGCCAACTTCTCTATTATTTCCCAGAAAAACTTTGATGGTGAAACGCGCGAGCGGGTGCATAAGTTTAGCGGCACAATGGAATTTGTGGATAACGGTTTTGTTATTCGTTGGGAGTATAGTAAAAATATCTACGACAAATCGACAATCGAAATGCTCACGGCTGCGTGTAAACAACAGTTGCTGCGTTTAGTGGATGAGCTTCAAGTGGGTCGTCTACAATTGTCCGCTTAG
- a CDS encoding Fe(II)-2OG oxygenase family protein — protein sequence MNATVAVCEAEFESTTLSVEDDLSKLEEIALGDVDVVRDQIIETLKRDHVALVRGATQEQADDILLRVTEFFGLSEALEIQAGFASVKGHRENLGKYFMSVNKRTDYQFIPPHSEGTRFTNMHIASLYCYENTTDGGENILMNVNSESDIWESMSEISLKVDIGDKKLTPTEVSAAKMMFQITLPDDLISATDKVVKSKPSHVPGIKMFDVLTPSKPTHSVILDKDVNVYWDNMASTDYDSAKEYYAMLTTSGLLREPEKKRRLQQYDNAAGRRVWSSGAQYSDLFTSKLTLKLQPGDLIIQNNLTWVHSTCNWTPASGNRKVAAAFA from the coding sequence ATGAATGCAACTGTAGCAGTATGTGAAGCTGAATTTGAATCGACAACCCTCAGTGTTGAAGATGATCTTTCCAAACTTGAAGAGATTGCGTTAGGCGATGTAGATGTCGTGCGCGATCAAATTATCGAAACACTTAAGCGAGATCACGTAGCGCTGGTACGCGGTGCTACGCAAGAACAAGCCGATGACATTTTGCTGCGGGTCACTGAGTTTTTTGGGCTAAGTGAAGCACTCGAGATTCAGGCTGGGTTTGCCTCTGTAAAAGGCCACAGAGAAAATTTGGGCAAGTATTTTATGAGTGTGAACAAACGAACGGATTACCAGTTTATTCCGCCCCACTCAGAAGGTACGCGTTTTACGAATATGCATATTGCCTCGTTGTATTGTTATGAAAACACCACCGACGGTGGCGAAAATATTTTAATGAACGTTAATTCCGAGAGTGATATCTGGGAAAGTATGAGCGAAATATCACTGAAAGTGGATATCGGCGATAAAAAGCTCACGCCCACCGAAGTATCAGCAGCGAAAATGATGTTTCAAATCACCTTGCCCGACGATTTAATTAGCGCTACGGATAAAGTTGTAAAATCAAAACCCTCACATGTACCGGGCATTAAAATGTTTGATGTGTTAACACCCTCCAAACCAACCCATTCGGTCATTCTAGATAAAGATGTGAATGTGTATTGGGACAATATGGCCAGTACCGATTACGACTCAGCAAAAGAATATTACGCCATGCTGACAACATCGGGATTGCTTCGCGAACCTGAAAAAAAGCGTAGGCTTCAACAGTACGATAATGCAGCAGGGCGCAGAGTTTGGTCGTCCGGCGCACAGTATTCCGATCTGTTTACGTCGAAACTCACGTTAAAATTACAGCCTGGCGATTTGATTATTCAGAATAACTTAACGTGGGTACATTCAACCTGTAATTGGACACCCGCAAGCGGCAACCGAAAAGTCGCGGCGGCATTCGCCTAG
- a CDS encoding 4'-phosphopantetheinyl transferase family protein, whose amino-acid sequence MNYADICAKTTDKRYPSTDELDIPTLIDKIDVATFIANTKKENVTYFRKVLSMEEIRRADKFFKQEDKNLSIVAHGLKRMVLSKALTLPPGELAFGKKTLGKPFCLNTEDVFFSITHAGEWAAVTLSKRGEIGIDIEFNGDHDYQDIAQACFTKQQLAEYEATNFSSQYFIKRWTQKESASKAMGDGLFANFSTIEIDDEEGYSLTELNKKKYYIVNSPFFNGFISVASSAPINALNLISFEKRN is encoded by the coding sequence ATGAACTACGCCGACATATGTGCGAAAACGACGGATAAGCGATACCCGTCAACAGACGAACTCGATATCCCGACACTTATAGATAAAATAGATGTCGCCACTTTCATTGCGAATACAAAGAAAGAAAACGTTACGTATTTTCGTAAAGTTCTATCTATGGAAGAAATTCGACGGGCTGACAAGTTTTTTAAACAGGAAGACAAAAACCTTTCGATTGTGGCTCACGGGTTAAAGAGAATGGTGCTATCAAAAGCGCTAACGCTTCCGCCTGGCGAACTGGCCTTTGGGAAAAAGACGCTAGGAAAACCGTTTTGCCTTAATACAGAGGATGTTTTTTTTAGCATTACACATGCAGGGGAATGGGCCGCCGTAACGCTGTCGAAACGCGGCGAAATTGGCATAGACATAGAATTTAACGGTGACCATGACTATCAAGATATAGCGCAAGCCTGCTTTACCAAACAACAGCTAGCAGAATACGAAGCCACCAATTTTAGCAGCCAGTACTTTATTAAACGATGGACTCAAAAAGAGTCGGCTAGCAAGGCAATGGGGGACGGGCTATTCGCCAACTTTTCCACCATCGAAATAGATGATGAAGAAGGTTACTCACTAACGGAGCTAAACAAAAAAAAATACTACATTGTGAATAGTCCCTTTTTCAACGGCTTTATCAGTGTGGCCTCAAGCGCGCCTATCAATGCGCTTAATTTAATTAGCTTTGAAAAACGAAATTAG
- a CDS encoding helix-turn-helix transcriptional regulator: MTTNTFGSLYAQLSKVDTEEQLRDLCESFCELSGFEYFLIGVICSSASLSAPSINTITNYPPEWFASYFDEGMQKSDPVVRYCLENTTPIRWDQLLELEQYIDPMGEKIMERAGEVGLCTGLSIPLKSPSGEIAIFSIATRNKDNIGKRTEDILPYAQAFSTALFENYSRINVNFSDPDEGTLTARETQCLFWACEGKTTWEISKIIDVSERTVIFHLTGATKKLGAVNRQHAVAKAIIRGLIKPTP; encoded by the coding sequence ATGACGACAAATACATTTGGCAGTTTATATGCACAGCTCTCTAAGGTAGATACTGAAGAGCAGCTAAGAGACCTCTGCGAAAGTTTTTGTGAACTTAGCGGGTTTGAATATTTTTTAATTGGTGTTATTTGCAGTAGCGCGTCTTTAAGCGCACCGAGTATTAATACTATTACTAATTATCCGCCTGAATGGTTCGCGAGCTATTTTGACGAAGGCATGCAGAAAAGTGACCCGGTAGTACGGTATTGCTTAGAAAATACAACCCCTATTCGTTGGGATCAGTTGTTAGAGTTGGAGCAGTATATAGACCCTATGGGTGAGAAAATAATGGAGCGTGCCGGTGAGGTTGGCTTATGTACAGGCCTCTCGATTCCGCTCAAATCACCCAGTGGCGAGATCGCCATTTTTAGTATCGCGACTCGAAATAAAGATAATATAGGTAAGCGAACAGAAGATATTTTACCTTACGCGCAAGCCTTTAGTACGGCATTATTTGAAAATTATTCGCGCATTAACGTTAATTTTTCAGACCCAGATGAAGGCACATTAACTGCTCGTGAGACTCAATGTTTGTTTTGGGCCTGTGAGGGTAAGACAACCTGGGAAATCTCGAAGATTATTGACGTTAGTGAGCGAACCGTTATTTTTCATTTAACCGGCGCGACAAAAAAACTGGGTGCCGTCAATCGACAGCACGCAGTAGCTAAAGCCATCATTCGAGGTTTAATTAAGCCCACGCCTTAG
- a CDS encoding non-ribosomal peptide synthetase produces MSAILELLKTLKEKNIRLDLDSNENLVVKGDRSALNNELVTAIKSSKAALVEVLKQNWPLTKHTIKAVPRDREGYPTSFSQQRLWFLDQMEDETKHFNMPQALKLSGTLNVEALSNALTTIVERHESLRTCFSEDDNGEPMQCIQPATAVDIIEHNLTALEAGERELTIAKMVLDEAARPFQLDSDLMIRATLLKISASEHILFVTLHHIASDGWSMAVLINEFSALYRAYSAGQANPLPALDVQYVDYALWQREVLQGEELDKQLSYWDDQLAGIPEVHALPLDFTRPTEQTFEGEIVQRQLSASLSAKLNQFCTEKGATLFMGLHAAFSVLLSRYGNERDIVMGTSIANREQPEIAGLIGFFVNNLVLRSDLSENPSFEKLLAQSKQTLLQAYAHQQVPFEQIVERLQPQRNLSHSPLFQVMLVLQNNEQGVLELPNLTMSTVEQESTVSKYDLTLNATENDNGLLLGWEYNTGLFSRERIETMALHFEQVLERMLESPLVSVGSISVLTADEERMLVSQRNQSTVAFPHSTCVQELFEAMVEQKPDSPAAMFDEESLTYRELNERANRLAHYLLRQRQIKPESLVGICLDRSLDMVVSVLAVLKAGGAYVPLDPDYPQARLEYLLEDANLETVLTQMDVLQRTCLTVEQSLCLDDPSLQLVLDHQAITNIPVTDLSLDAQNVAYAIYTSGSTGNPKASLLVHRGLANLALGQIDGFSVNENSRVLQFASFAFDAATSEIFMALLKGATLVIPQREVVKSADALSALVEAVGVTHVTLPPVMLPLLTQSQWGSVETLIVAGDACPLALAQEWSQGRQFINAYGPSETTVCATLGEYREGDNLLHIGRPLQNVQVYVLNEERQLVPEGASGELYIGGVGLSKGYLNRENLTREKFVENPFYDADNSAASERLYRTGDLVRWTSGENLEFLGRIDQQVKIRGFRIELGEIENTLISHQHVSDAIVTVWKMAEDDKRLVAYLVRTNSDETTLDQETLVEQLRQSLAARLPDYMMPSAFVCIDKIPLTPNGKVNRKALPEPDISQVTVTYIPPTTETEARLCELWQSILSVERIGIADNFFHRGGHSLLMLRLVKALEQEFSLTVSLKVMFQFPDLQSLAAYLELASSSDATDSDALGAQEELETFAI; encoded by the coding sequence ATGAGCGCAATATTAGAGTTACTTAAAACCTTAAAAGAAAAGAATATTCGACTCGATTTAGACAGCAATGAAAATCTAGTCGTTAAAGGTGATCGCAGTGCGTTGAATAACGAACTGGTTACCGCGATAAAATCGTCCAAGGCGGCTTTAGTTGAAGTACTGAAACAAAATTGGCCTCTCACCAAACACACGATAAAAGCCGTGCCGCGCGACCGAGAGGGGTATCCAACCTCGTTTTCTCAGCAACGCTTATGGTTTTTAGATCAAATGGAAGATGAAACTAAGCATTTTAATATGCCTCAAGCCCTTAAACTCAGTGGCACCTTAAATGTTGAAGCACTAAGCAACGCGTTAACCACTATCGTGGAACGCCACGAAAGTTTGCGCACTTGTTTTAGTGAAGATGACAACGGTGAGCCAATGCAGTGTATTCAGCCTGCCACGGCGGTTGATATAATCGAGCATAACCTCACTGCTTTAGAGGCTGGTGAGCGTGAATTAACGATTGCGAAAATGGTACTAGACGAAGCCGCGCGTCCGTTTCAATTGGATTCGGACCTCATGATCCGCGCAACGTTGTTAAAAATCTCGGCCAGTGAGCATATTCTGTTTGTGACCTTGCACCACATCGCGTCCGACGGCTGGTCAATGGCTGTATTGATCAATGAATTCTCAGCACTTTATCGTGCGTATTCGGCAGGCCAAGCCAATCCGTTACCGGCACTGGATGTACAATACGTCGATTATGCACTGTGGCAGCGAGAAGTTTTACAAGGTGAAGAGCTCGACAAGCAATTGTCTTATTGGGACGATCAACTTGCCGGCATACCCGAAGTGCACGCCTTGCCGTTAGATTTTACCCGGCCTACAGAGCAAACCTTTGAAGGCGAGATTGTACAACGACAGTTAAGTGCGTCGTTATCCGCTAAATTAAACCAATTCTGTACTGAGAAGGGCGCAACCTTATTTATGGGATTGCATGCGGCCTTTTCGGTACTGCTGTCACGTTATGGTAATGAACGCGATATCGTGATGGGCACTTCTATTGCGAATCGCGAGCAGCCCGAAATTGCCGGGTTAATTGGTTTTTTCGTGAACAACTTAGTGTTGCGCTCAGATCTTTCTGAAAACCCAAGCTTCGAAAAACTACTCGCGCAAAGCAAGCAAACGCTATTGCAAGCCTATGCGCACCAGCAGGTGCCGTTCGAACAGATTGTTGAGCGCTTACAGCCACAGCGTAATCTTAGCCATAGCCCGCTCTTCCAGGTTATGTTGGTACTGCAAAATAACGAGCAAGGTGTTTTGGAGCTTCCCAATCTCACCATGAGTACTGTCGAGCAAGAAAGTACTGTCTCGAAATATGATCTCACGCTAAACGCCACCGAAAATGACAACGGATTATTGTTGGGCTGGGAATATAATACGGGCCTCTTTAGTCGTGAACGTATTGAAACCATGGCGCTGCATTTTGAACAAGTGCTAGAGCGTATGCTTGAGTCACCTTTGGTCTCGGTCGGCAGCATCAGTGTTCTAACGGCTGATGAAGAGCGTATGCTCGTGTCACAACGCAATCAATCAACCGTTGCCTTTCCTCACAGCACCTGCGTTCAAGAACTTTTCGAAGCCATGGTTGAACAAAAGCCGGATTCACCCGCAGCCATGTTTGATGAGGAATCGTTGACCTATCGCGAATTAAACGAACGGGCAAATCGACTTGCCCATTACCTATTGCGTCAGCGCCAAATAAAACCGGAGTCCCTTGTAGGGATTTGTCTTGATCGCTCATTGGATATGGTCGTAAGTGTGTTAGCGGTGCTGAAGGCCGGTGGTGCGTATGTGCCACTGGACCCCGACTACCCACAAGCACGATTGGAATATTTACTGGAAGACGCTAATCTCGAGACGGTCCTCACGCAAATGGATGTGCTACAGCGCACGTGCTTAACGGTTGAACAATCGTTGTGCTTAGATGACCCTTCCTTGCAGTTAGTTTTGGACCATCAAGCTATTACCAATATTCCGGTAACGGATTTATCGCTCGATGCCCAAAATGTGGCGTACGCGATTTACACCTCGGGATCAACCGGCAACCCAAAGGCTTCGTTATTGGTTCACCGAGGGTTGGCGAATTTGGCGCTCGGTCAAATTGACGGATTTTCGGTTAACGAAAATAGCCGAGTCTTACAATTTGCGAGCTTTGCCTTCGATGCTGCAACCTCCGAAATATTTATGGCGCTACTTAAAGGCGCCACCTTGGTTATTCCTCAGCGTGAGGTGGTTAAATCCGCCGATGCTTTGTCTGCCTTAGTTGAAGCAGTAGGCGTTACGCATGTCACGTTACCGCCCGTAATGTTGCCCTTACTCACCCAATCACAGTGGGGAAGCGTGGAAACGTTAATTGTCGCCGGCGACGCGTGCCCGCTCGCGCTTGCACAAGAATGGTCACAAGGCCGGCAGTTTATCAATGCGTATGGCCCCTCAGAAACCACCGTATGTGCCACGTTAGGCGAGTACCGCGAAGGTGATAATCTGTTGCATATTGGTCGTCCCCTGCAAAATGTTCAGGTGTATGTGTTAAATGAAGAGCGTCAACTGGTGCCAGAAGGAGCGTCGGGTGAACTGTATATTGGTGGTGTGGGTTTATCGAAAGGGTATTTGAATCGAGAAAATCTTACGCGTGAAAAATTTGTCGAAAATCCCTTCTACGACGCGGATAATTCAGCTGCGAGTGAACGACTTTATCGCACGGGTGATTTAGTGCGTTGGACAAGTGGCGAAAACCTCGAGTTTCTAGGCCGTATTGATCAGCAAGTAAAAATTCGCGGGTTCCGTATTGAATTGGGTGAAATAGAAAACACGTTAATCTCCCATCAGCACGTCAGCGATGCAATTGTCACCGTGTGGAAAATGGCCGAAGACGATAAGCGTCTGGTTGCCTATCTTGTGCGTACTAACAGCGATGAAACGACGCTAGATCAAGAAACTCTAGTAGAACAGCTACGCCAATCACTCGCCGCGCGCCTACCCGATTACATGATGCCATCAGCCTTTGTATGCATTGATAAGATCCCATTAACACCTAATGGTAAGGTTAACCGGAAGGCATTACCTGAACCTGACATTTCCCAAGTGACGGTAACGTACATTCCGCCCACAACGGAAACCGAAGCGCGCTTATGTGAGTTGTGGCAATCCATTTTAAGTGTAGAGCGCATTGGTATCGCCGATAATTTCTTTCATAGGGGTGGGCATTCTCTTCTTATGCTTCGGCTGGTGAAAGCGCTAGAGCAGGAATTTAGTCTAACCGTTAGCCTTAAAGTCATGTTTCAGTTCCCGGACTTACAGAGCCTTGCCGCCTACCTGGAATTGGCTTCGTCGTCCGACGCCACTGATAGCGACGCATTGGGCGCTCAGGAGGAATTAGAGACATTTGCTATCTAA